In Arvicanthis niloticus isolate mArvNil1 chromosome 4, mArvNil1.pat.X, whole genome shotgun sequence, a single window of DNA contains:
- the Ampd2 gene encoding AMP deaminase 2 isoform X2 → MDGKCKEIAEELFSRSLAESELRSAPYEFPEESPIEQLEERRQRLERQISQDVKLEPDILLRAKQDFLKTDSDSDLQLYKEQGEGQGDRGLWERDVVLEREFQRVIISGEEKCGVPFTDLLDAAKSVVRALFIREKYMALSLQSFCPTTRRYLQQLAEKPLETRTYDQSPDTPVSADAPVHPPALEQHPYEHCEPSTMPGDLGLGLRMVRGVVHVYTRRDPDEHCPEVELPYPDLQEFVADVNVLMALIINGPIKSFCYRRLQYLSSKFQMHVLLNEMKELAAQKKVPHRDFYNIRKVDTHIHASSCMNQKHLLRFIKRAMKRHLEEIVHVEQGREQTLREVFESMNLTAYDLSVDTLDVHADRNTFHRFDKFNAKYNPIGESVLREIFIKTDNKISGKYFAHIIKEVMSDLEESKYQNAELRLSIYGRSKDEWDKLARWAVNHKVHSPNVRWLVQVPRLFDVYRTKGQLANFQEMLENIFLPLFEATVHPASHPELHLFLEHVDGFDSVDDESKPENHVFNLESPLPEAWVEEDNPPYAYYLYYTFANMAMLNHLRRQRGFHTFVLRPHCGEAGPIHHLVSAFMLAENISHGLLLRKAPVLQYLYYLAQIGIAMSPLSNNSLFLSYHRNPLPEYLSRGLMVSLSTDDPLQFHFTKEPLMEEYSIATQVWKLSSCDMCELARNSVLMSGFSHKVKSHWLGPNYTKEGPEGNDIRRTNVPDIRVGYRYETLCQELALITQAVQSEMLETIPEEVGIVMSPGP, encoded by the exons ATGGATGGCAAATGCAAGGAGATCGCTGAG GAGTTGTTCAGCCGCTCATTGGCCGAGAGTGAGCTCCGTAGTGCCCCTTACGAGTTCCCAGAGGAAAGCCCCATCGAGCAGCTAGAGGAGCGGAGGCAGCGGCTGGAGCGCCAGATCAGCCAGGATGTCAA GCTGGAGCCAGATATTCTGCTTCGGGCCAAGCAAGATTTCCTGAAGACAGACAGTGACTCGGACTTACA GCTGTACAAGGAGCAAGGAGAGGGGCAGGGTGACAGGGGTCTTTGGGAACGTGATGTGGTACTGGAACGGGAATTTCAGCGGGTCATCATCTCTGGGGAGGAGAAGTGTGGG gtGCCGTTCACGGACCTCTTAGATGCAGCCAAAAGTGTGGTGCGGGCACTTTTCATCCGGGAGAAGTATATGGCCCTATCACTGCAGAGCTTCTGTCCCACCACCCGCCGTTACCTGCAGCAGCTGGCTGAGAAGCCCCTGGAGACTCGAACCTATGATCAGAGTCCTGATACCCCTGTATCTGCTG ATGCCCCAGTGCATCCCCCTGCGCTGGAACAGCACCCGTATGAACACTGTGAGCCAAGCACCATGCCTGGGGACCTGGGCCTGGGTCTGCGCATGGTGCGTGGTGTGGTGCATGTCTACACCCGCAGGGACCCTGATGAGCA CTGTCCAGAGGTGGAGCTTCCGTACCCTGACCTACAGGAATTTGTAGCTGACGTCAATGTGCTGATGGCCCTGATTATCAACGGTCCCAT AAAATCTTTCTGCTACCGCCGGCTGCAGTACCTGAGCTCCAAATTCCAGATGCATGTTTTGCTCAATGAGATGAAGGAGCTCGCTGCCCAGAAGAAAGTGCCACACCGGGACTTCTATAATATTCGTAAG GTGGACACACACATCCATGCCTCGTCCTGCATGAACCAGAAGCATCTGCTGCGCTTCATCAAGCGGGCGATGAAGCGGCATCTGGAGGAGATAGTGCATGTGGAGCAGGGCCGTGAGCAGACGCTGCGAGAAGTCTTCGAGAGCATGAACCTCACCGCCTATGACTTAAGTGTGGACACGCTGGATGTGCATGCG GACAGGAATACTTTTCATCGATTTGACAAATTCAATGCCAAATACAACCCTATTGGGGAGTCTGTCCTCCGAGAGATCTTCATTAAAACCGACAACAAGATTTCTGGGAAGTACTTTGCTCACATCATCAAG GAGGTGATGTCAGACCTGGAGGAGAGCAAATACCAGAATGCAGAGCTCCGGCTATCCATCTACGGGCGGTCGAAGGATGAGTGGGACAAGCTGGCACGCTGGGCAGTGAACCACAAAGTGCACTCTCCCAATGTCCGCTGGCTGGTGCAGGTGCCCCGCCTCTT TGATGTGTACCGCACCAAGGGCCAGCTGGCCAACTTCCAAGAGATGCTGGAGAACATCTTTCTGCCACTGTTTGAGGCTACTGTGCACCCTGCCAGCCACCCGGAGCTGCACCTCTTTCTGGAGCAT GTGGATGGTTTTGACAGCGTGGATGATGAGTCCAAGCCAGAGAACCATGTCTTCAACCTGGAGAGTCCTCTCCCAGAAGCTTGGGTGGAGGAGGACAACCCTCCCTATGCCTACTACCTGTATTACACCTTCGCTAACATGGCCATGTTGAACCATCTGCGCAG GCAGAGAGGTTTCCATACGTTTGTGCTGAGGCCGCACTGCGGGGAGGCTGGGCCCATCCACCACCTGGTATCAGCCTTCATGCTGGCCGAGAACATCTCCCACGGGCTGCTTCTCCGCAAG GCCCCCGTCCTGCAGTACCTGTATTACCTGGCTCAGATCGGCATCGCCATGTCCCCACTCAGCAACAACAGCCTGTTCCTCAGCTACCACCGGAACCCTCTACCTGAGTACTTGTCCCGTGGCCTCATGGTCTCGCTGTCCACAGATGATCCCTTGCAGTTCCACTTTACCAAG GAACCCCTGATGGAGGAGTACAGCATCGCCACCCAAGTGTGGAAGCTCAGCTCCTGCGACATGTGTGAACTGGCCCGGAACAGTGTGCTCATGAGTGGCTTCTCTCACAAG GTGAAAAGCCACTGGCTGGGACCCAACTATACCAAGGAGGGCCCTGAGGGCAATGATATCCGCCGTACCAATGTGCCAGACATCCGAGTGGGCTACCGCTATGAGACCCTATGCCAGGAGCTGGCGCTTATCACACAGGCTGTCCAAAGTGAGATGCTGGAGACCATCCCAGAGGAAGTGGGCATTGTCATGAGCCCAGGGCCTTAG
- the Ampd2 gene encoding AMP deaminase 2 isoform X1 has product MASYPSPGKPKTKYPFKKRATLQASAAAPEARSGLGASPLQSARSLPGTAPCLKHFPLDLRTSMDGKCKEIAEELFSRSLAESELRSAPYEFPEESPIEQLEERRQRLERQISQDVKLEPDILLRAKQDFLKTDSDSDLQLYKEQGEGQGDRGLWERDVVLEREFQRVIISGEEKCGVPFTDLLDAAKSVVRALFIREKYMALSLQSFCPTTRRYLQQLAEKPLETRTYDQSPDTPVSADAPVHPPALEQHPYEHCEPSTMPGDLGLGLRMVRGVVHVYTRRDPDEHCPEVELPYPDLQEFVADVNVLMALIINGPIKSFCYRRLQYLSSKFQMHVLLNEMKELAAQKKVPHRDFYNIRKVDTHIHASSCMNQKHLLRFIKRAMKRHLEEIVHVEQGREQTLREVFESMNLTAYDLSVDTLDVHADRNTFHRFDKFNAKYNPIGESVLREIFIKTDNKISGKYFAHIIKEVMSDLEESKYQNAELRLSIYGRSKDEWDKLARWAVNHKVHSPNVRWLVQVPRLFDVYRTKGQLANFQEMLENIFLPLFEATVHPASHPELHLFLEHVDGFDSVDDESKPENHVFNLESPLPEAWVEEDNPPYAYYLYYTFANMAMLNHLRRQRGFHTFVLRPHCGEAGPIHHLVSAFMLAENISHGLLLRKAPVLQYLYYLAQIGIAMSPLSNNSLFLSYHRNPLPEYLSRGLMVSLSTDDPLQFHFTKEPLMEEYSIATQVWKLSSCDMCELARNSVLMSGFSHKVKSHWLGPNYTKEGPEGNDIRRTNVPDIRVGYRYETLCQELALITQAVQSEMLETIPEEVGIVMSPGP; this is encoded by the exons AAGCTCGAAGTGGTCTGGGGGCCTCTCCACTGCAGTCTGCTCGATCCCTGCCAGGCACTGCCCCCTGCCTCAAGCATTTCCCACTCGACCTTCGCACGTCTATGGATGGCAAATGCAAGGAGATCGCTGAG GAGTTGTTCAGCCGCTCATTGGCCGAGAGTGAGCTCCGTAGTGCCCCTTACGAGTTCCCAGAGGAAAGCCCCATCGAGCAGCTAGAGGAGCGGAGGCAGCGGCTGGAGCGCCAGATCAGCCAGGATGTCAA GCTGGAGCCAGATATTCTGCTTCGGGCCAAGCAAGATTTCCTGAAGACAGACAGTGACTCGGACTTACA GCTGTACAAGGAGCAAGGAGAGGGGCAGGGTGACAGGGGTCTTTGGGAACGTGATGTGGTACTGGAACGGGAATTTCAGCGGGTCATCATCTCTGGGGAGGAGAAGTGTGGG gtGCCGTTCACGGACCTCTTAGATGCAGCCAAAAGTGTGGTGCGGGCACTTTTCATCCGGGAGAAGTATATGGCCCTATCACTGCAGAGCTTCTGTCCCACCACCCGCCGTTACCTGCAGCAGCTGGCTGAGAAGCCCCTGGAGACTCGAACCTATGATCAGAGTCCTGATACCCCTGTATCTGCTG ATGCCCCAGTGCATCCCCCTGCGCTGGAACAGCACCCGTATGAACACTGTGAGCCAAGCACCATGCCTGGGGACCTGGGCCTGGGTCTGCGCATGGTGCGTGGTGTGGTGCATGTCTACACCCGCAGGGACCCTGATGAGCA CTGTCCAGAGGTGGAGCTTCCGTACCCTGACCTACAGGAATTTGTAGCTGACGTCAATGTGCTGATGGCCCTGATTATCAACGGTCCCAT AAAATCTTTCTGCTACCGCCGGCTGCAGTACCTGAGCTCCAAATTCCAGATGCATGTTTTGCTCAATGAGATGAAGGAGCTCGCTGCCCAGAAGAAAGTGCCACACCGGGACTTCTATAATATTCGTAAG GTGGACACACACATCCATGCCTCGTCCTGCATGAACCAGAAGCATCTGCTGCGCTTCATCAAGCGGGCGATGAAGCGGCATCTGGAGGAGATAGTGCATGTGGAGCAGGGCCGTGAGCAGACGCTGCGAGAAGTCTTCGAGAGCATGAACCTCACCGCCTATGACTTAAGTGTGGACACGCTGGATGTGCATGCG GACAGGAATACTTTTCATCGATTTGACAAATTCAATGCCAAATACAACCCTATTGGGGAGTCTGTCCTCCGAGAGATCTTCATTAAAACCGACAACAAGATTTCTGGGAAGTACTTTGCTCACATCATCAAG GAGGTGATGTCAGACCTGGAGGAGAGCAAATACCAGAATGCAGAGCTCCGGCTATCCATCTACGGGCGGTCGAAGGATGAGTGGGACAAGCTGGCACGCTGGGCAGTGAACCACAAAGTGCACTCTCCCAATGTCCGCTGGCTGGTGCAGGTGCCCCGCCTCTT TGATGTGTACCGCACCAAGGGCCAGCTGGCCAACTTCCAAGAGATGCTGGAGAACATCTTTCTGCCACTGTTTGAGGCTACTGTGCACCCTGCCAGCCACCCGGAGCTGCACCTCTTTCTGGAGCAT GTGGATGGTTTTGACAGCGTGGATGATGAGTCCAAGCCAGAGAACCATGTCTTCAACCTGGAGAGTCCTCTCCCAGAAGCTTGGGTGGAGGAGGACAACCCTCCCTATGCCTACTACCTGTATTACACCTTCGCTAACATGGCCATGTTGAACCATCTGCGCAG GCAGAGAGGTTTCCATACGTTTGTGCTGAGGCCGCACTGCGGGGAGGCTGGGCCCATCCACCACCTGGTATCAGCCTTCATGCTGGCCGAGAACATCTCCCACGGGCTGCTTCTCCGCAAG GCCCCCGTCCTGCAGTACCTGTATTACCTGGCTCAGATCGGCATCGCCATGTCCCCACTCAGCAACAACAGCCTGTTCCTCAGCTACCACCGGAACCCTCTACCTGAGTACTTGTCCCGTGGCCTCATGGTCTCGCTGTCCACAGATGATCCCTTGCAGTTCCACTTTACCAAG GAACCCCTGATGGAGGAGTACAGCATCGCCACCCAAGTGTGGAAGCTCAGCTCCTGCGACATGTGTGAACTGGCCCGGAACAGTGTGCTCATGAGTGGCTTCTCTCACAAG GTGAAAAGCCACTGGCTGGGACCCAACTATACCAAGGAGGGCCCTGAGGGCAATGATATCCGCCGTACCAATGTGCCAGACATCCGAGTGGGCTACCGCTATGAGACCCTATGCCAGGAGCTGGCGCTTATCACACAGGCTGTCCAAAGTGAGATGCTGGAGACCATCCCAGAGGAAGTGGGCATTGTCATGAGCCCAGGGCCTTAG